The following proteins are encoded in a genomic region of Kosakonia oryzae:
- a CDS encoding YihD family protein, which produces MKCKRLNEVIELLQPAWQKEPELNLMQFLQKLAQESGYEGELADLSDDILIYHLKMRDSAKDAVIPGIQKDYEEDFKTALLRARGVIKE; this is translated from the coding sequence ATGAAATGTAAACGCCTGAACGAAGTTATCGAACTTCTCCAGCCAGCGTGGCAAAAAGAACCCGAATTAAACTTAATGCAATTCTTGCAGAAACTGGCGCAAGAGTCAGGTTATGAGGGCGAACTGGCCGATTTAAGTGATGACATCCTGATTTATCATCTGAAAATGCGTGACTCAGCGAAAGATGCCGTCATCCCTGGTATTCAGAAGGATTATGAAGAAGATTTTAAAACCGCTCTGCTGCGCGCTCGCGGCGTAATTAAAGAGTAA
- the mobA gene encoding molybdenum cofactor guanylyltransferase MobA, whose amino-acid sequence MGGNDKGLLQLNGQPLWQHVAQKLKPQVTDMVISANRNLDIYRASGLPVLTDTLRNYPGPLAGMLSVMQQHSGSWFLFCPCDTPHIPADLAIRLQRNRQKALAVWVHDGERDHPTIALIHRDIMPSLQAYLASGERRVMIFLREAGGHAVDFSDVKAAFANVNTPEELAHWQE is encoded by the coding sequence ATGGGAGGAAATGATAAGGGATTATTGCAACTTAATGGCCAGCCACTTTGGCAGCATGTAGCGCAGAAACTGAAGCCACAGGTGACCGATATGGTAATTAGCGCTAATCGAAACCTCGATATCTATCGTGCCAGTGGCCTGCCAGTGCTGACGGATACGCTACGTAATTATCCCGGGCCACTGGCAGGAATGCTATCGGTAATGCAGCAACATTCAGGATCATGGTTCCTTTTCTGTCCCTGCGATACCCCACATATACCGGCAGATCTTGCTATACGGCTACAGAGAAACCGTCAGAAGGCCTTGGCTGTCTGGGTCCACGATGGCGAGCGGGATCATCCAACTATCGCGTTGATTCATCGCGATATCATGCCCTCTTTACAGGCATACCTGGCAAGCGGTGAACGCAGGGTAATGATATTCCTGCGCGAGGCTGGCGGCCATGCGGTAGATTTTAGCGATGTTAAAGCCGCTTTCGCTAATGTGAATACCCCGGAAGAGCTGGCTCATTGGCAGGAGTAA
- the mobB gene encoding molybdopterin-guanine dinucleotide biosynthesis protein MobB translates to MIPLLAIAAWSGTGKTTLLKKLIPELCAHGIRPGLIKHTHHDMDVDKPGKDSFELRKAGAAQTLVASSQRWALMTETPDETSLDLAYLAGRMDATKLDLVLVEGFKHEPVAKIMLWRQDCGHNLQELILDEHVIAVASDVALELDVPVLDINDIAQIAGFILHWLRA, encoded by the coding sequence ATGATTCCACTACTGGCTATTGCCGCATGGAGCGGTACAGGAAAGACCACACTCCTCAAGAAATTGATTCCAGAACTTTGCGCTCATGGTATTCGTCCGGGCTTAATAAAACATACTCACCATGATATGGATGTCGATAAACCGGGTAAAGATAGCTTTGAGCTGCGCAAGGCGGGAGCAGCACAAACTCTGGTCGCCAGTTCGCAGCGTTGGGCGCTGATGACAGAAACACCGGATGAAACCAGTCTGGATCTGGCGTATCTTGCAGGTCGAATGGATGCAACGAAACTGGATTTAGTGCTGGTCGAGGGTTTTAAACATGAGCCCGTGGCTAAAATTATGCTCTGGCGACAGGACTGCGGGCATAATCTGCAAGAGCTTATACTGGATGAGCATGTTATTGCGGTAGCCAGCGATGTAGCACTGGAACTTGATGTACCGGTGCTGGATATAAATGATATTGCTCAGATTGCTGGCTTTATTCTTCATTGGTTACGCGCATAG